One segment of Triticum aestivum cultivar Chinese Spring chromosome 2A, IWGSC CS RefSeq v2.1, whole genome shotgun sequence DNA contains the following:
- the LOC123187886 gene encoding trehalose 6-phosphate phosphatase RA3 yields the protein MTNHAAFAAEDAVTAVAAPVQPGRHFASFPPRRARDCRKAALGRMDLATSGVLMAGSLLDSMKASSPRHAMPPAGADHEEWIEKHPSALEWFEGVLAATEGKQIVMFLDYDGTLSPIVQDPDRAVMTEEMRDAVRGVAQHFPTAIVSGRCRDKVFNFVKLEELYYAGSHGMDIKGPTKVSNHKAKADEVLCQPATEFLPVIQEVYEKLTAKMESIPGAMVENNKFCLSVHFRCVEEAEWDALGREVKAVLDDYPKLCLTKGRKVLEIRPSIEWNKGHALKFLLKSLGYAGRSDVFPIYIGDDRTDEDAFKVLRNMGQGIGILVTKFPKDTSASYSLREPAEVKEFLRKLVKSNATKKG from the exons ATGACGAACCACGCCGCCTTTGCTGCCGAGGACGCGGTCACCGCCGTGGCGGCGCCGGTGCAGCCGGGTCGCCATTTCGCGTCGTTCCCGCCGCGGAGGGCCCGCGACTGCAGGAAGGCCGCCCTGGGCCGCATGGATCTCGCCACCTCGGGGGTGCTGATGGCCGGGTCTCTGCTGGACTCGATGAAGGCCTCCTCGCCCCGCCACGCCATGCCCCCCGCCGGCGCCGACCACGAGGAGTGGATC GAGAAGCACCCGTCAGCATTGGAGTGGTTCGAGGGCGTGCTCGCGGCGACCGAGGGGAAGCAGATCGTCATGTTCCTCGACTACGACGGCACCCTTTCGCCGATCGTCCAGGACCCCGACCGCGCCGTCATGACCGAGGAG ATGAGGGATGCGGTGAGGGGCGTCGCGCAGCATTTCCCGACGGCCATCGTGAGTGGGAGATGCAGAGACAAG GTGTTCAACTTTGTGAAACTGGAGGAGCTGTACTACGCCGGGAGCCACGGCATGGACATCAAGGGCCCCACCAAAGTGTCTAACCACAAGGCAAAG GCTGACGAGGTTCTGTGCCAGCCGGCGACCGAGTTCTTGCCTGTCATTCAGGAG GTGTATGAGAAGCTGACGGCGAAGATGGAGTCCATCCCGGGGGCCATGGTGGAGAACAACAAGTTTTGCCTCTCGGTGCACTTCCGCTGCGTCGAGGAGGCGGAATGGGATGCTCTGGGCAGGGAGGTGAAGGCAGTGCTGGACGACTACCCGAAACTCTGCCTCACCAAGGGGAGAAAGGTCCTCGAGATCCGGCCCTCCATCGAGTGGAACAAGGGACACGCTCTCAAGTTCTTGCTCAAGTCTCTCG GCTATGCGGGGCGCAGCGACGTTTTCCCGATATACATCGGGGATGACCGCACAGATGAGGATGCATTCAAG gTGCTGCGCAACATGGGACAAGGCATCGGGATCCTTGTGACCAAGTTTCCGAAGGACACAAGCGCATCCTACTCTCTGCGTGAGCCTGCTGAG GTAAAGGAGTTCCTGCGCAAGCTGGTGAAGAGCAACGCGACAAAGAAGGGGTAA